A single genomic interval of Hafnia alvei harbors:
- the rihA gene encoding pyrimidine-specific ribonucleoside hydrolase RihA, with protein MPTPIIFDCDPGLDDAIALAMALHSPELDIKAVTTSAGNQTPEKTLHNALGLLTLMQRTDIPVAGGAHQPLMRKLMIADHVHGETGMGTTKLPTATIQPHPLNAVELMAKILRESDTPITLVVTGPMTNAALLLSQYSELKSKISRIVFMGGGIDGGNATPAAEFNIIVDPEAAEIVLQSGVPLVMAGLNMTHQALVMADEVEQIRAINNPVAKAVAEMLDFYLPLYLSGPRKLPGAAMHDPCVVAWLLKPDLFTSAHYWVGVETQGKYTTGMTVADVYNLTGNTPNTEVLLNVDREGFVKLLMERVSLY; from the coding sequence ATGCCAACCCCTATTATTTTTGACTGCGATCCAGGACTTGACGATGCAATCGCACTGGCGATGGCTTTACATTCGCCAGAGCTGGATATCAAAGCCGTCACCACCTCAGCGGGTAATCAAACGCCTGAGAAAACGCTGCATAACGCGCTAGGTTTGCTCACGCTCATGCAGCGTACCGATATTCCTGTAGCAGGCGGCGCGCACCAGCCGCTTATGCGCAAATTAATGATTGCCGACCACGTGCATGGTGAAACCGGAATGGGAACCACCAAGCTCCCAACAGCCACCATTCAGCCTCACCCACTTAATGCCGTTGAGCTGATGGCAAAAATCCTCCGCGAATCAGATACGCCGATAACGCTGGTAGTCACAGGACCAATGACCAACGCCGCGCTATTGCTATCACAATACTCGGAGCTGAAGTCCAAGATTTCACGCATCGTCTTTATGGGTGGCGGCATCGACGGCGGTAACGCCACTCCAGCGGCAGAATTCAATATCATCGTTGACCCCGAAGCCGCTGAAATTGTGTTGCAATCAGGCGTGCCGCTAGTGATGGCTGGGCTAAATATGACCCATCAGGCGTTAGTGATGGCGGATGAAGTCGAACAAATTCGCGCTATAAATAATCCGGTGGCGAAGGCCGTGGCCGAGATGCTTGATTTCTATCTACCGCTCTATCTTAGCGGGCCCCGTAAACTGCCGGGCGCAGCGATGCACGATCCTTGCGTCGTGGCATGGTTGCTTAAACCTGACTTATTTACCTCGGCACACTACTGGGTTGGGGTAGAAACACAGGGGAAATACACCACGGGCATGACCGTGGCAGACGTCTACAACCTAACGGGGAATACGCCCAATACCGAAGTATTGCTCAACGTCGATCGAGAAGGGTTTGTGAAACTTTTGATGGAGCGAGTTTCACTGTATTGA
- a CDS encoding RHS repeat-associated core domain-containing protein: MAGLPAARQTDETTIGGPITQGSLGVLIGAPSGVACSTCPNGQKVGKPVNPLLGAKVLSAETDVALPAAVPFILSRSYSSYQTDTPAPVGLLGPGWQLPSGVSLLVTKAGLILNDNGGRSLHFNTLAVGEAHFSRSESLWLVRGGLLERDKNHPLAMLWHTLPESWRLNSHLYLSTADALGPWWVLGISEDEGHTTLPAPLSARRFLRGMRDRFGQELQYFYDGTGVITEVEDSVGRRYRLEHQHIAEAVCTQRGGWGRDNGVRLSAVYLVHDPDFPDVPAEPLVRYEYTPRGELQTVYDRSGQAIRQFAYHPDLLGRMTAHRYLGRPVSRYTYDAQGRAVTQSNPNGLDYQFDYAADSTTVTDSLGRRETYYYTGEKGLKRVVKRTYADGSESHNEVAGYLLMAQTDALGRKTAFTHDITTSQLTSIVAPDRTRFGYNLHGLLTQTILPDDRRLTRSYDALGRLTAESDALNRTVRYAYADDSSSQPCAITDAGGGEKRLTWTRSGQLARYTDCSGNTTEYRYDRWGQRREICRPAALTLRYAYDARGRLISTENSTGERTQYHYNPAGDLITLTEPDGSQTVMTYDDNGRLLTRTHGGATQQFTYDAADRLIALTNENDAQMRFTYDAMDRLVEEVGFDGRVQRYRYNAAGELIESDDAGLITQWQHDILGRLVSRTHNTEDAESDIARWEYNLDGQLIAAHHVSEGYPVSVLFERNLSGQINQEQQIVSAPDGSILWQHRIQHRYDANSALLFTTPDGLPTLHWHTYGPGHLLGVALGEQSLLEFDRDTLHRETQRRFGESILETSYTEVGRLHSLTLSTPNADPRAQEYRYTSRGQLSDIVSPFSSQHYGYDAAGRLIHERSAHRHTDYHLDLAGNRLINRYMPEAFMADMRHPGNRLSEDAHFYYQYDAHGNLTQKTRKRDAGEVHHYRYDRSHRLVSYLCAQDGEALRGGRYCYDPLGRRIGKQVMQRNQPKHISWFGWDGDKLVLTERDGTRIHTVYLPHSFVPLLRFEGDKPPTVTPLGDKLELEVGITLPPDFKQTLHHIEQALRDNRLSEEQHAWLNQVQLSPEYLATLLDPLPDTPYAAQLYDCNHLGTPQQLINLNGDIDWSITLDAWGNALSEENPHQLHQPIRMQGQQYDEESGLHYNRHRYYDPTIGRYITQDPIGLRGGWNFYDYTSDPIQQSDPLGLSDNWDALSSMGTIGGIDYGEAAQSAGSILPSGESTTALNNMASTKGAWNPEADYTKSWAIDTPNIVLTAIFGPAASIPNVLKSGTIFCASNMTYQWVEHGEVKTSDATAAALTGVLYPGRSLMANTLIASGIAYLNSSSNSGAAGAGVGTIVSGILGKIPLLSNIVGDYATGLTSEGVSDNIGTYINKDDNNE; this comes from the coding sequence ATGGCAGGATTACCCGCAGCGCGTCAAACAGACGAAACTACAATCGGCGGCCCTATCACGCAAGGCTCGTTAGGCGTGCTGATTGGCGCCCCTAGCGGCGTGGCCTGTTCGACCTGTCCCAATGGACAAAAAGTCGGTAAGCCCGTCAACCCGTTATTGGGCGCCAAAGTCCTCTCCGCCGAAACCGACGTTGCCTTACCGGCCGCCGTGCCCTTCATTCTGTCTCGCAGCTACAGCAGCTACCAAACCGATACCCCTGCGCCTGTCGGACTGCTCGGCCCCGGCTGGCAATTGCCCAGCGGCGTCAGCCTGCTGGTGACCAAAGCCGGCCTTATCCTCAACGACAACGGCGGGCGCAGCCTGCATTTCAACACGCTCGCCGTTGGTGAGGCGCATTTCAGCCGCAGCGAATCCCTGTGGCTGGTGCGCGGCGGCCTGCTGGAACGCGACAAAAACCACCCGCTGGCGATGCTTTGGCACACCCTACCCGAATCGTGGCGGTTAAATTCACACCTGTACTTGAGTACCGCCGATGCTCTCGGCCCGTGGTGGGTGCTCGGTATTTCGGAAGACGAAGGCCACACCACACTCCCTGCCCCCTTATCCGCGCGGCGTTTTTTGCGCGGCATGCGTGACCGTTTTGGGCAGGAATTACAGTACTTTTATGATGGCACCGGCGTCATCACCGAGGTTGAGGACAGCGTGGGGCGGCGTTATCGGCTTGAGCACCAGCATATCGCCGAGGCGGTCTGTACGCAGCGCGGCGGCTGGGGACGTGACAACGGCGTTCGCCTGTCGGCGGTGTATTTGGTGCATGACCCTGACTTTCCCGATGTGCCCGCTGAGCCGCTGGTGCGTTATGAATACACCCCGCGCGGTGAACTACAAACCGTGTATGACCGCAGCGGGCAGGCCATTCGCCAGTTCGCCTATCATCCCGATTTACTCGGACGCATGACCGCCCATCGCTATCTGGGTCGCCCCGTCAGCCGCTATACCTACGATGCACAGGGCCGCGCCGTGACCCAAAGCAACCCCAACGGGCTGGATTATCAGTTCGATTACGCGGCAGATAGCACCACGGTGACCGACAGCCTAGGTCGTCGTGAAACCTACTATTACACCGGTGAAAAAGGCCTTAAACGGGTGGTGAAGCGCACCTACGCCGACGGCAGCGAAAGCCACAACGAGGTGGCGGGTTATCTGTTGATGGCGCAAACCGATGCGCTGGGGCGAAAAACGGCGTTCACCCACGATATTACCACCAGTCAGCTCACCAGCATCGTCGCCCCCGACCGCACCCGCTTTGGCTATAATCTCCACGGTTTACTGACTCAAACGATACTGCCCGATGACCGTCGCCTCACGCGCAGCTATGACGCGCTTGGCCGCCTGACCGCAGAAAGTGATGCCCTTAACCGCACCGTGCGCTATGCCTATGCCGATGACAGCAGCTCACAGCCCTGTGCCATCACCGATGCGGGCGGCGGAGAGAAACGCCTGACGTGGACGCGCAGCGGCCAGCTGGCCCGCTACACCGACTGCTCGGGCAACACCACCGAATACCGCTATGACCGCTGGGGGCAGCGCCGTGAGATTTGCCGCCCCGCAGCCCTCACCTTACGTTATGCATACGACGCTCGTGGCCGCCTGATAAGCACGGAAAATAGCACCGGTGAACGCACCCAGTATCACTACAATCCCGCGGGTGATTTAATCACGCTGACCGAGCCCGACGGCAGCCAAACCGTGATGACCTACGATGACAACGGCCGTTTGCTCACGCGCACCCACGGCGGTGCCACCCAGCAGTTTACCTATGACGCCGCCGACCGACTGATTGCGCTCACTAATGAAAATGATGCCCAGATGCGTTTTACCTATGACGCGATGGACAGATTGGTGGAAGAAGTGGGCTTTGACGGACGGGTTCAGCGCTATCGCTACAACGCGGCTGGGGAATTAATAGAAAGCGACGATGCCGGCCTGATAACCCAGTGGCAGCATGATATTTTGGGGCGATTAGTCAGCCGCACCCACAATACCGAAGATGCCGAAAGTGACATAGCGCGCTGGGAATATAACCTCGACGGCCAGCTAATAGCCGCGCATCACGTCAGCGAAGGCTACCCCGTCAGCGTGTTGTTTGAACGCAACCTGTCCGGGCAAATTAACCAAGAGCAGCAGATTGTCAGCGCCCCTGACGGCAGTATTTTGTGGCAGCACCGCATCCAGCATCGTTATGATGCCAACAGCGCCCTGCTGTTCACCACGCCCGACGGCCTACCCACCCTGCACTGGCACACCTACGGCCCCGGCCACCTGCTCGGCGTAGCGCTCGGCGAGCAAAGTCTGTTGGAATTTGACCGCGATACCTTACACCGAGAAACGCAGCGCCGCTTTGGCGAAAGTATCTTAGAGACAAGCTATACCGAGGTCGGACGGCTGCACAGCCTCACGCTCAGTACCCCCAACGCCGACCCGCGCGCACAGGAATACCGCTATACGTCGCGTGGCCAGCTGAGCGATATTGTCAGCCCATTTTCATCGCAGCACTATGGGTATGACGCCGCCGGCCGCCTCATCCACGAGCGCAGCGCCCACCGCCACACCGACTACCACCTTGACCTCGCGGGCAACCGGCTCATCAACCGCTACATGCCCGAGGCCTTTATGGCCGACATGCGCCATCCGGGTAATCGCCTGAGCGAAGATGCGCACTTTTATTATCAGTACGATGCCCACGGCAATCTTACTCAAAAAACCCGCAAACGCGACGCGGGCGAAGTGCATCACTACCGCTACGACCGCAGCCATCGCCTCGTCAGCTACCTCTGCGCGCAAGACGGCGAAGCCCTGCGCGGCGGCCGCTACTGCTACGACCCATTAGGGCGGCGCATCGGTAAACAGGTCATGCAGCGCAACCAGCCCAAGCACATCAGCTGGTTTGGCTGGGACGGCGACAAACTGGTGCTCACCGAGCGCGATGGCACCCGCATTCACACGGTCTATTTGCCCCACAGCTTTGTGCCCCTACTGCGTTTTGAAGGCGATAAGCCGCCAACAGTCACTCCGCTGGGCGACAAACTTGAGCTGGAAGTGGGTATCACCCTGCCGCCCGATTTCAAGCAAACCCTGCACCACATCGAGCAGGCGCTACGCGACAACCGCCTCAGCGAGGAACAACACGCGTGGCTCAATCAGGTACAGCTCAGCCCGGAATATCTGGCCACCCTGCTCGACCCACTGCCGGATACGCCCTACGCCGCGCAGCTGTACGACTGCAACCACCTCGGCACGCCACAACAGCTCATCAACCTCAACGGCGATATCGACTGGTCCATCACGCTGGACGCCTGGGGCAATGCGCTAAGCGAAGAAAACCCGCATCAGCTGCACCAACCAATCAGAATGCAGGGGCAGCAATACGATGAAGAATCCGGCCTGCACTACAACCGCCATCGCTATTACGATCCGACGATAGGGCGGTATATTACTCAGGATCCGATTGGGTTGAGGGGTGGATGGAATTTTTATGATTATACATCCGATCCGATTCAGCAAAGCGACCCATTAGGCCTAAGTGATAACTGGGATGCACTTTCCTCGATGGGAACAATAGGCGGAATTGACTATGGTGAAGCAGCCCAATCAGCTGGGAGCATTTTGCCATCTGGTGAATCTACTACAGCATTAAATAATATGGCATCAACTAAAGGAGCTTGGAATCCTGAGGCTGACTATACAAAATCTTGGGCAATCGACACTCCGAATATTGTGCTTACTGCAATCTTTGGGCCGGCAGCCTCTATTCCTAATGTTTTAAAAAGTGGCACAATTTTTTGTGCATCAAATATGACATATCAATGGGTTGAACACGGAGAAGTAAAAACTTCAGATGCTACCGCAGCTGCGTTAACTGGTGTTTTATACCCTGGACGCTCACTTATGGCTAATACATTAATAGCTTCAGGGATTGCTTATCTGAATAGTAGTAGTAATAGCGGGGCCGCAGGGGCTGGAGTAGGAACGATCGTAAGTGGTATTTTAGGGAAAATACCTTTGCTTTCTAATATTGTAGGTGACTATGCTACAGGATTAACGTCTGAAGGAGTTAGTGATAACATAGGAACATATATAAATAAGGATGATAATAATGAGTAA